From Paenibacillus sp. V4I7, one genomic window encodes:
- a CDS encoding ABC transporter ATP-binding protein — translation MITTTELTKKYGNFTALDSLTMQIDKGTVFGFVGPNGAGKSTTMSILATLLNPTSGTAKVGGYDVTEKPKEVRKLIGYMPDFFGVYDNFKATEYLDFYGASYGIPRSERLKLIPQLLDLVNLSEKADFYVDSLSRGMKQRLCLARCLVHEPEVLILDEPASGLDPRARIEMREILKELKAMGKTIIISSHILPELAEMVDEIGVIEYGKLIAKGKVSEIQSRMKANRVLQVRMVNRTEEALAYLEQQPHVTMVFNDEKGLHVHFGGTDEDQSLLLARLVEKGFPLLSFSEALTNLEDVFLEITKGGGAHDEQQVKLD, via the coding sequence ATGATTACGACTACGGAACTAACGAAGAAATACGGTAACTTCACGGCTCTTGATTCTTTGACCATGCAAATCGATAAAGGAACCGTATTTGGTTTTGTAGGCCCTAATGGGGCGGGTAAGTCGACAACGATGTCCATTCTTGCGACTCTTTTAAACCCGACATCGGGTACAGCCAAGGTTGGTGGATATGATGTTACGGAGAAGCCGAAAGAGGTTCGAAAGCTGATTGGGTATATGCCGGATTTTTTTGGCGTGTATGACAATTTCAAAGCTACAGAGTATTTGGATTTCTATGGCGCAAGTTATGGTATTCCTAGATCCGAACGATTGAAGCTGATTCCGCAGCTCCTTGACCTTGTCAATTTATCGGAAAAAGCAGACTTCTATGTGGATTCATTGTCTAGAGGTATGAAACAGCGTCTATGCTTAGCTAGATGCTTGGTGCATGAGCCGGAGGTGCTGATTCTCGATGAACCGGCCTCAGGACTTGATCCTAGAGCTCGAATCGAAATGAGAGAAATACTTAAAGAGCTCAAAGCGATGGGTAAAACCATCATTATATCATCACATATTTTGCCGGAGTTGGCTGAAATGGTTGATGAAATCGGTGTTATCGAATATGGGAAGCTTATCGCAAAAGGGAAAGTATCAGAGATTCAAAGCAGGATGAAAGCCAATCGTGTACTTCAAGTACGTATGGTGAATAGGACGGAAGAAGCATTGGCCTACCTTGAACAACAGCCTCATGTCACTATGGTGTTTAACGACGAGAAAGGTTTGCACGTTCACTTTGGCGGGACGGACGAGGACCAGTCTCTGTTACTTGCACGATTGGTTGAAAAAGGCTTTCCTCTGCTTTCGTTTAGTGAAGCTTTGACGAATTTGGAAGATGTCTTCCTGGAAATAACGAAAGGAGGCGGAGCGCACGATGAACAGCAAGTTAAATTGGATTAA
- a CDS encoding TerC family protein: protein MIDALILFLQIMLINIVLSGDNAVVIALASKNLPLAQRKLAIWWGAFGAIALRLILTLVAVSLLDIPYIQAVGSLLLFWIAIKLLTDDDSHSNVKEASTLGKAIWTIVVADFVMSLDNVLAIAAKGNGNNTVIILGIGLSIPIIIWGSTLVMELLQKFPILVFMGAGILGYTAGEMFVKDEKMIDWLLHDYEMLHVWIPIVAASLVITIGLTFKWVRLLQFKARNE from the coding sequence ATGATTGATGCGCTCATTTTGTTTTTACAAATTATGTTGATCAATATTGTGCTTAGCGGTGATAATGCCGTTGTCATTGCATTGGCGAGCAAAAATTTGCCGCTTGCCCAGCGTAAGCTTGCAATATGGTGGGGAGCTTTCGGGGCAATTGCCTTGCGGTTGATCTTGACTTTAGTTGCTGTAAGTCTGCTCGATATCCCATATATTCAAGCCGTGGGGTCCCTTCTGCTGTTCTGGATTGCAATAAAACTTCTTACGGATGATGACAGTCATTCAAATGTGAAAGAAGCCTCGACGCTTGGTAAAGCGATATGGACGATTGTTGTAGCGGATTTCGTTATGAGTTTGGATAATGTTCTTGCGATTGCAGCTAAAGGGAATGGGAACAATACAGTCATCATTCTCGGTATAGGGCTCAGTATCCCCATCATTATATGGGGAAGTACGCTAGTGATGGAACTGCTGCAGAAATTTCCGATTCTCGTATTTATGGGTGCAGGCATTCTCGGATATACAGCGGGAGAAATGTTTGTTAAAGATGAGAAAATGATTGATTGGCTGCTGCATGATTATGAAATGCTGCATGTATGGATCCCTATTGTAGCGGCTTCGCTTGTTATTACGATTGGCTTAACCTTCAAATGGGTACGATTGCTGCAATTCAAGGCAAGAAATGAATAG
- the thiI gene encoding tRNA uracil 4-sulfurtransferase ThiI encodes MKPDCLILRFGEMMLKGKNRKRFERSVMTQIRKVLGPFPDLRYIPEFGRVYVELGGAAYEQASAALQRVFGLASFSPAYHAPMEVEAIQEMALRMMQALPKQPATFKVTVRRVNKSFPFDSQRMNYLVGGYVLQASPGLQVDVHNPEVELRVEIREEQVLMYVEVIEGAGGFPSGTSGKALLMLSGGIDSPVAGWLAMRKGLSIEAIHFHSYPYTSERAKDKVIELAHQLSAYTDSLKLHLVPFTEVQTSIHREYQDNLLVTLIRRAMYRIAEQIADREGLSALVTGESLGQVASQTLPSLNVIGRVVTLPLLQPLMMMDKQEIIRIAESISTFPISILPYEDCCSLFLPPSPSTNPNLRMVEKIENSMDFLPELIEKAVLQTETIEIVHGQMKKVSDLI; translated from the coding sequence ATGAAACCGGATTGTTTAATTTTGCGTTTTGGCGAGATGATGCTCAAAGGAAAAAATCGTAAGCGTTTTGAACGAAGCGTCATGACTCAAATTCGTAAAGTTTTAGGCCCATTTCCTGATTTAAGGTATATTCCCGAGTTTGGACGCGTATATGTGGAGCTAGGGGGAGCAGCTTATGAACAAGCTTCAGCAGCTTTGCAGCGCGTTTTTGGACTTGCGTCGTTCAGTCCTGCCTATCATGCTCCTATGGAGGTCGAAGCCATTCAAGAGATGGCGCTGCGCATGATGCAGGCATTGCCGAAACAACCAGCAACCTTTAAAGTGACCGTTCGCAGAGTGAACAAATCATTTCCATTTGATTCACAGCGAATGAATTATTTGGTTGGAGGCTATGTACTCCAAGCATCACCGGGTCTTCAAGTGGATGTTCATAATCCTGAGGTTGAGCTGCGGGTGGAGATTCGCGAAGAACAAGTACTCATGTATGTAGAGGTTATTGAGGGGGCAGGAGGATTCCCGTCTGGAACGAGTGGAAAAGCGCTGCTGATGCTATCTGGGGGTATTGATAGTCCGGTTGCCGGCTGGTTAGCGATGCGTAAGGGACTTTCCATCGAAGCCATTCACTTTCATAGTTATCCGTACACCAGCGAGCGTGCAAAGGATAAAGTGATTGAACTGGCACACCAGTTGTCTGCTTATACAGATTCCTTGAAGCTTCATTTAGTTCCATTTACGGAAGTACAGACATCTATCCACCGTGAGTATCAAGATAATTTATTAGTAACGCTTATACGGAGAGCGATGTATCGCATTGCCGAACAGATTGCAGACCGAGAAGGTCTAAGTGCGTTAGTGACTGGTGAAAGCTTAGGACAGGTGGCTAGTCAAACGCTGCCGAGCCTAAACGTCATAGGGCGCGTTGTAACGCTGCCGCTTTTACAGCCGCTCATGATGATGGACAAGCAAGAGATTATTCGAATAGCTGAATCGATCAGCACTTTCCCGATCTCGATTTTGCCTTATGAGGATTGCTGTTCCTTATTTCTTCCTCCATCTCCAAGTACCAATCCTAACCTGCGTATGGTTGAGAAAATCGAGAACAGCATGGACTTCTTACCTGAATTAATTGAGAAAGCTGTTTTACAAACAGAAACGATTGAAATTGTTCATGGACAAATGAAGAAGGTGTCGGACTTAATATAG